One genomic window of Equus caballus isolate H_3958 breed thoroughbred chromosome 6, TB-T2T, whole genome shotgun sequence includes the following:
- the SLC38A2 gene encoding sodium-coupled neutral amino acid symporter 2 isoform X2 gives MKQTLILLTFVSIFSLYSVHLLLKTANEGGSLLYEQLGHKAFGLVGKLAASGSITMQNIGAMSSYLFIVKYELPLVIQALMNIEDTTGLWYLNGDYLVLLVSLVLILPLSLLRNLGYLGYTSGLSLMCMMFFLIVVICKKFQIPCPMELALIINETVNSSLTQPAAFPPAVPFNMTEGDSCRPRYFIFNSQTVYAVPILTFSFVCHPAILPIYEELKERSRRRMMNVSKISFFAMFLMYLLAALFGYLTFYERVESELLHTYSSVVGTDILLLIVRLAVLVAVTLTVPVVIFPIRSSLTQLLCPAKDFSWWRHTVITVSILAFTNLLVIFVPTIRDIFGFIGASAAAMLIFILPSAFYIKLVKKEPMKSIQKIGAVCFLLSGIMVMTGSMALIVLDWVHNAPGGGH, from the exons AATTCTCTTGACGTTTGTGTCAATATTTTCCCTGTATTCTGTTCATCTCCTTTTGAAGACTGCCAATGAAGGAG GGTCTTTATTATATGAACAATTGGGACATAAGGCATTTGGATTGGTTGGAAAGCTTGCAGCCTCTGGATCAATTACAATGCAGAACATTGGAG CTATGTCAAGCTACCTCTTCATAGTGAAATATGAGTTACCTTTGGTGATCCAGGCATTAATGAACATTGAAGATACAACTGG ATTGTGGTATCTGAACGGTGACTATTTGGTTCTGTTGGTGTCATTGGTGCTCATCCTTCCTTTATCACTGCTGAGAAATTTAG GATATTTGGGATATACCAGTGGCCTTTCTTTGATGTGTATGATGTTCTTTCTGATCGTG gTGATTTGCAAGAAATTTCAGATTCCTTGTCCTATGGAACTTGCTTTGATAATTAATGAAACAGTCAACAGCAGCCTGACACAACCAGCGGCTTTTCCACCTGCTGTGCCATTTAACATGACTGAGGGTGACTCTTGCAGACCACGTTACTTTATCTTCAACTCACAG ACTGTCTATGCTGTGCCAATTCTGAccttttcatttgtctgtcaTCCTGCTATTCTTCCCATTTACGAAGAGCTGAAAGA GCGCAGCCGTAGAAGAATGATGAATGTGTCCAAGATTTCGTTTTTTGCTATGTTTCTCATGTACCTGCTTGCTGCTCTCTTTGGCTACCTGACATTTTACG AACGCGTGGAGTCAGAACTGCTTCATACCTACTCTTCTGTCGTGGGGACTGACATTCTTCTTCTCATCGTCCGTTTGGCTGTGTTAGTGGCTGTCACCCTGACAGTGCCAGTAGTTATTTTCCCG ATCCGGAGTTCCTTAACTCAGTTGTTGTGTCCAGCAAAAGATTTCAGTTGGTGGCGTCATACTGTCATCACAGTGTCTATCTTGGCATTTACCAATTTGCTTGTCATCTTTGTCCCAACTATTAGAGATATCTTTGGTTTCATTG GTGCGTCTGCAGCTGCCATGTTGATCTTTATTCTTCCATCTGCCTTTTATATCAAGTTGGTGAAGAAAGAACCTATGAAATCTATACAAAAGATTGGG GCTGTGTGCTTCCTGTTGAGTGGCATCATGGTGATGACTGGAAGCATGGCCTTGATTGTTTTGGATTGGGTACACAATGCGCCCGGAGGTGGCCATTAA